One region of Malania oleifera isolate guangnan ecotype guangnan chromosome 6, ASM2987363v1, whole genome shotgun sequence genomic DNA includes:
- the LOC131157815 gene encoding uncharacterized protein LOC131157815: MAFFPTGSCSDDQLGSFCIIPVRCATVAPKSSEYVGMSGTEIAALKEALRAQQQLLHKLYFELDEEREASATATSEALSMILRLQEEKAAVKMEADQYKRMAEEKMFYAEECLAAFEDLMYQKELETASLEFQIQAYRYKLLSMGCSDLVAGEKMFSENLLLQRNDALVGDDFRRNNSLPMAQLQDLHCNSIERESSAAPVGDSLSMTVEENLGREFNAQGFDVGMKLENFAVGPSNSYWEQIKKLDGTVKDILERKDSKNGDKSVNFKGGLWSGSLHSQVPDQVKHPRNYLESQAFGNATCSLSVIDFLEVAQVHQNHRQMQKKEQSELGAEDQESKFYKPSDGVAVDFRFALVRPAIGVAEFQPDFLQLGKRMKQFEDDRKATRPGARHGWEEGKLLKEKHELPLLSVMEAMLHFWL; this comes from the exons ATGGCTTTCTTCCCAACTGGGTCTTGCTCCGATGATCAACTCGGATCTTTCTGCATTATTCCTG TTAGATGTGCAACTGTGGCACCCAAAAGTAGTGAATATGTGGGGATGTCTGGAACTGAGATTGCAGCTCTAAAAGAAGCACTTCGTGCGCAACAACAGCTTCTGCATAAACTATACTTCGAACTCGATGAGGAAAGAGAGGCCTCGGCTACTGCAACCAGTGAAGCTCTATCCATGATCTTACGTCTACAAGAAGAAAAAGCTGCAGTGAAGATGGAAGCAGATCAATATAAGAGAATGGCAGAGGAAAAGATGTTCTATGCTGAGGAATGTCTAGCAGCTTTTGAAGATCTAATGTATCAGAAGGAATTGGAAACTGCATCTCTTGAGTTTCAAATCCAAGCTTATAGGTACAAACTCTTAAGCATGGGTTGTAGCGATTTGGTTGCTGGTGAAAAAATGTTCTCAGAGAACCTTTTGTTGCAAAGAAACGATGCTCTTGTTGGGGATGACTTTAGAAGGAATAATTCTTTGCCTATGGCGCAACTCCAAGATCTTCACTGCAATTCCATTGAAAGAGAAAGCTCTGCAGCTCCAGTGGGGGATTCACTTTCAATGACAGTGGAGGAAAACCTGGGTAGGGAATTCAATGCTCAAGGCTTTGATGTGGGAATGAAATTAGAGAACTTTGCAGTTGGTCCTTCTAATTCGTACTGGGAACAGATCAAGAAGTTAGATGGCACAGTGAAAGATATATTAGAGAGAAAAGATTCTAAAAATGGAGACAAGTCTGTGAATTTCAAGGGAGGGTTGTGGTCTGGTTCATTACATTCTCAAGTGCCAGATCAAGTTAAGCATCCTCGAAATTATCTGGAAAGTCAGGCATTTGGAAATGCCACTTGTTCCTTGAGTGTGATTGATTTTCTTGAAGTTGCTCAAGTTCATCAGAATCACAGGCAAATGCAGAAGAAAGAACAGAGTGAACTGGGTGCAGAAG ATCAGGAGTCCAAATTTTATAAACCAAGTGATGGGGTTGCTGTTGACTTCCGTTTTGCTCTTGTTCGCCCTGCAATTGGTGTTGCTGAATTTCAACCAGATTTTCTACAGCTCGGTAAGAGAATGAAGCAATTTGAGGATGATAGAAAAGCTACGAGGCCAGGAGCTAGGCATGGATGGGAAGAAGGGAAATTGTTAAAGGAAAAACATGAGTTACCCTTACTATCTGTCATGGAG GCAATGTTACACTTTTGGCTCTAA